In the genome of Croceimicrobium hydrocarbonivorans, one region contains:
- a CDS encoding tyrosine-type recombinase/integrase has protein sequence MSTVLPYYPAKLHEGATWYIAFYVIDPRTGKLSRRRIKWNRIEKISERRRQGKEMCRQLNERLARGWNPLAEELASRSQSLLPDAAREFLREKEKRFEEGTVRADTLRSYRSYLSMIEKHIPHWEHTNCVGFQREAIITFLDFVYHDLGRSARTRNNYLGFLHNFCEWMIQAGYLYVNPALGLRKIPESEKKRKIIPPSERLRIFKHLEKTNYGYYVLCLVEYYLFIRRTEITKLRVHHFDLERCTVLIPAKYSKNRKDDTITIPKTVATVLRIYLKNASDQHFFTGPDFRPSPKALSPKKISDQWTKLRQELGFLKAYQFYSLKDTGITDMLRAGIPSILVRDQARHYDVSQTDQYAARGKGANPEIEAFE, from the coding sequence ATGTCTACCGTTTTACCTTACTATCCTGCCAAGCTCCACGAAGGGGCCACCTGGTATATTGCTTTTTATGTGATAGATCCGCGCACGGGGAAACTCTCCAGGCGACGCATTAAATGGAATCGCATTGAAAAGATTAGTGAGCGCCGGCGCCAGGGAAAGGAAATGTGCCGGCAGTTAAATGAGCGATTGGCCCGGGGCTGGAATCCTCTGGCAGAGGAATTAGCTTCACGATCGCAGAGTTTATTACCGGATGCGGCCCGCGAGTTTTTACGCGAAAAGGAAAAACGATTTGAAGAGGGCACCGTAAGAGCTGATACTTTGCGCTCATACCGGTCGTATCTATCGATGATTGAAAAGCATATTCCCCATTGGGAGCATACCAATTGTGTGGGCTTTCAGCGAGAAGCCATTATCACATTTTTAGACTTTGTCTACCATGATTTAGGACGATCAGCGCGGACCCGCAATAATTACCTAGGCTTTCTTCACAATTTTTGCGAATGGATGATTCAGGCCGGCTACCTCTATGTAAATCCAGCCTTGGGCCTGCGGAAAATCCCAGAGAGTGAGAAAAAACGAAAAATCATTCCCCCTTCAGAACGGCTTCGAATTTTCAAGCACCTAGAAAAGACCAATTACGGTTACTATGTGCTTTGTTTAGTAGAATATTATCTTTTTATCCGACGTACAGAAATTACTAAGCTTCGCGTGCATCACTTTGACCTGGAGCGTTGCACGGTGCTTATTCCGGCCAAGTATTCTAAGAACCGCAAAGATGATACGATTACCATCCCTAAAACCGTGGCAACGGTTTTGCGTATCTATCTAAAAAATGCGTCCGATCAGCACTTTTTTACCGGTCCCGATTTTAGGCCAAGCCCCAAGGCTTTAAGCCCCAAAAAAATTAGTGATCAATGGACCAAACTTCGTCAGGAACTCGGCTTTTTAAAGGCTTATCAATTTTATTCCCTGAAGGATACGGGCATTACTGATATGCTACGGGCGGGTATTCCTTCCATTTTAGTACGCGACCAAGCCCGCCATTATGATGTAAGCCAAACCGATCAATATGCCGCCCGGGGGAAAGGGGCCAACCCGGAAATTGAAGCCTTTGAGTAG
- a CDS encoding Thoeris anti-defense Tad2 family protein, with protein MTLSFGDAINALEQGKMARRKSWADSGKFVFRQVPSIIKKEIVPKMQSLPESVKKEFQKRFDFSNNQIDAIYYQDQFALVNSSNLITSWCPTVPDSLAKDWEVLPSD; from the coding sequence ATGACTTTAAGTTTTGGCGATGCAATCAATGCATTAGAACAGGGTAAAATGGCCCGACGCAAATCCTGGGCGGATAGCGGAAAGTTTGTATTTAGACAAGTTCCTTCTATAATCAAGAAAGAAATAGTACCTAAAATGCAATCTTTGCCCGAATCGGTAAAAAAGGAGTTTCAAAAACGATTTGATTTCTCCAATAATCAAATTGACGCAATTTATTATCAAGATCAATTTGCTTTAGTTAATTCTAGCAACTTGATCACCAGTTGGTGTCCAACTGTACCTGATTCATTGGCAAAAGATTGGGAAGTTTTGCCTAGTGATTAG